The Hydrogenophaga crocea genome contains a region encoding:
- a CDS encoding PAS-domain containing protein has protein sequence MNKGWRQTPRGRAWMAWGLGVMLSAVVAGWAHLDWRSRVQERLESDTTEVVQRIEDRLRLYEYGLRGARGAIAAAGGADIRRRAFEAYVGTRDFATEFPGARGFGFIRRVPADRLTEFEIAMRADGQPSFRVRQFDAHEGDRMVVQYLYPTQENLGGPGLDIGSEPLRRETAMAAAQTGRARLTPPVALDLGVDRSRRGLLLLVPVYRADPGSDPQARWSETVGWVYAPLVFDEVLSQLGPRAHEVQIELTDGADLSPFHQRNGTGAVVPGFEHAVALSVHGRQWTVRTRATTALVDGVAGAPPLTVFAYGVLLVSALAAALYLWIVGQRDEAALTPERARTGEPRSAAARAPVGLWNFFRSTLFRRSLLLSALVLTLWAFVGYRVELGQAVTERQRVLDDSARGFANATQAQQAYRRRSLSFIAGAPAVSDALRALDHGGIDPRGRAAQAQWEARLQQFFVGFLETTPDVYLVRLVSLADGGRELVRVQRNDSGVHVVPHTMLEQHDSLRDLRDAQRLGPGQVYTSDLALHREGGQVAVPHRAAMRYATPVFNEANQPVALVVMHVDRDRVAQQFPARPPAGASVSVTNAAGDYVHHRDPARQFGFDLGKPRRWQDDHERVPPYREGGAPRWSDAADGVLLVGIAEARANPETDIGLLRFHVSLPQREVEAQAWAGLRHRLPYLAAALLAGQVVLYLYWVSVRRREEARRQRLRLAAIVEQTSDAIIGLDNDGAITSWNRGAQVLFGYSAEEAVGRTLESLVVPPDDEGAEVEVQGEQGAGDAPHMERWLRTRDGRRVEVSITLSPIFAPDGSAAGAAAIVRDITDERAAQREVILLNESLEQQVRERTASLSHERQRLENIIRGTNAGTWEWNVQTGERRYNARWAEMLGHTLAEVEALGPNIWHQLVHPEDKDRSSAELNRHFAGEIDLYECELRMRHRDGHWVWILDRGRVNSWTDDHQPLWMYGTHRDITAAKEAQQRLAASEALLNRTGRVAGVGGWQFDLKAWTVVWTPQMYAMHELAPDHPIEPSMPLRFYEGEARRTLLQALRLARKEGEPFDVEVQFTTARGNPRRVRLVGEPIYDETMTVSQIVGAMQDVTERHLMEAELLRINALQHSILEHMPCALSAFDADLRLVAWNTEFVSLLGLGALFARGVPSYEEIMRFNALRGEYGPCDVEVMVAQLVERARHPVAHRFERVRPDGTPIEVRGTPMPGGGFVTTYMDMSERKRAEQNVARSEALLRGAIDTVDEAFVIYDPDDRLLLCNDKYRELYALVIDKLQPGTPFEDIIRASHARSQIVDMDGLGEGADWVEHRIELHRAGNSAFVQRLRGGRVVRMLENRMPDGHTVGFCIDITDLVAATDAAEAASRAKGEFLANMSHEIRTPLHAIIGLSHLMGDTPLTARQQQLLAKSQMASQSLLGIVNDVLDMAKIEAGALTLEEAPFAPASLLAELDAVFRQQAETKGLKLLVQGDASLPAQVRGDALRLRQILTNLLGNALKFTAEGGIDVRLRAEAAGPGGVRLLGEVIDSGEGIPPEVQARLFQPFSQADASTSRRHGGTGLGLSIVRRLVELMQGRIGVESTPGQGSRFWFEVLMHADSALPAPGSAALEVLVVDDVAGERQALVDMARAFGWRTESCESAEAMLAWAERRVAQGQPLPDAMLVDWQLQNEHGEGMDGLQALAALAERFGLERLPAALMVSASERERVAREDRLRLADDILTKPVNASVLFNAVHQGVVARHGHSGRVLQSQRAPQAPQGQRLAGARLLVVDDSEINQEIAMHMLLREGAQVFLAGNGREALAVLRDDPAGFDVVLMDVQMPELDGLQATRQMREDDALRELPVIALTAGALAEERRRAMEAGMDRFLTKPLDPEQLMATVGELLDLRGVVRQAAPAAASANAPALASDWPTIDGIDAEQAARRLGSDQGLLRRSLRRLIDEFGALADETLPDNLPDVERQRLAARVHKLRGGAGLIAADALHRRAGTLENALRDGATTLALAEPWQAMQAALRRLMLAAGHWLQQSEPTTQPAADVAPADDAAVASLHALLDQHDLEALSHFETQRGPLQARLGSPRFGELAERIEALDFGAAAALLGAELSGGGTP, from the coding sequence TTGAACAAGGGCTGGCGCCAGACGCCGCGTGGCCGGGCCTGGATGGCCTGGGGCCTGGGGGTGATGCTCAGCGCCGTCGTCGCGGGCTGGGCGCACCTCGATTGGCGCTCGCGCGTGCAGGAACGGCTCGAGAGCGACACCACCGAGGTGGTGCAGCGCATCGAAGACCGGCTGCGCCTGTACGAGTACGGCCTGCGCGGCGCGCGCGGCGCGATCGCCGCGGCCGGCGGCGCCGACATCCGGCGCCGCGCCTTCGAGGCCTACGTCGGCACGCGCGACTTCGCCACCGAATTCCCGGGCGCGCGCGGTTTTGGCTTCATCCGCCGCGTGCCGGCCGATCGCCTGACCGAGTTCGAGATCGCCATGCGCGCCGACGGCCAGCCCTCGTTCCGGGTGCGCCAGTTCGACGCCCACGAGGGCGACCGCATGGTGGTGCAGTACCTGTACCCCACCCAGGAAAACCTGGGCGGGCCGGGGCTGGACATCGGCTCCGAACCGTTGCGCCGGGAGACCGCGATGGCCGCGGCCCAGACCGGGCGCGCCCGCCTGACGCCGCCGGTGGCGCTCGACCTCGGGGTGGACCGCTCGCGCCGCGGCCTGCTGCTGCTGGTGCCGGTCTACCGCGCCGATCCGGGCTCCGACCCCCAGGCCCGCTGGAGCGAAACCGTGGGCTGGGTGTACGCGCCCCTGGTGTTCGACGAGGTGCTGTCGCAGCTCGGCCCGCGCGCGCACGAGGTGCAGATCGAGCTCACCGACGGCGCCGACCTCTCGCCCTTCCACCAGCGCAATGGCACGGGCGCGGTGGTGCCCGGTTTCGAGCACGCCGTGGCGCTCTCGGTGCACGGCCGCCAGTGGACCGTGCGCACGCGGGCCACCACCGCGCTGGTCGACGGCGTGGCCGGCGCACCGCCGCTCACCGTGTTCGCCTACGGCGTGCTGCTGGTCAGCGCGCTGGCCGCGGCGCTGTACCTGTGGATCGTGGGCCAGCGCGACGAGGCGGCCCTCACCCCCGAACGCGCCCGGACCGGCGAGCCGCGGTCGGCCGCCGCGCGCGCGCCCGTGGGCCTGTGGAACTTCTTCCGCAGCACGCTGTTTCGCCGCAGCCTGCTGCTCAGCGCGCTGGTGCTCACGCTCTGGGCCTTCGTGGGTTACCGCGTCGAGCTCGGCCAGGCCGTGACCGAACGCCAGCGCGTGCTCGACGACAGCGCGCGCGGCTTTGCCAATGCCACGCAGGCGCAGCAGGCCTATCGCCGCCGTTCGCTGAGCTTCATCGCCGGCGCGCCCGCGGTCAGTGACGCGCTGCGGGCGCTCGACCACGGCGGCATCGACCCGCGCGGCCGCGCGGCGCAGGCGCAATGGGAGGCGCGGCTGCAGCAGTTCTTCGTCGGCTTCCTCGAGACCACGCCCGATGTGTACCTGGTGCGCCTGGTGTCGCTGGCCGACGGCGGGCGCGAGCTGGTGCGCGTGCAGCGCAACGACAGCGGCGTGCACGTGGTGCCGCACACCATGCTCGAGCAGCACGACAGCCTGCGCGACCTGCGCGACGCACAACGGCTCGGGCCGGGGCAGGTGTACACCTCGGACCTGGCGCTGCACCGCGAGGGCGGCCAGGTGGCCGTGCCGCACCGCGCCGCCATGCGTTACGCCACGCCGGTGTTCAACGAGGCCAACCAGCCCGTGGCCCTGGTGGTGATGCACGTGGACCGCGACCGGGTGGCCCAGCAGTTCCCCGCGCGACCGCCGGCCGGCGCCTCGGTCTCGGTGACCAATGCCGCGGGCGACTACGTGCACCACCGCGATCCCGCGCGCCAGTTCGGCTTCGACCTGGGCAAGCCGCGCCGCTGGCAGGACGACCACGAGCGCGTGCCGCCGTACCGCGAGGGCGGCGCGCCGCGCTGGTCCGACGCCGCGGACGGCGTGCTGCTGGTGGGCATCGCCGAGGCGCGCGCCAATCCCGAGACCGACATCGGCCTGCTGCGCTTTCACGTCTCGCTGCCCCAGCGCGAGGTCGAGGCCCAGGCCTGGGCCGGCCTGCGCCACCGCCTGCCCTACCTGGCGGCGGCGCTGCTCGCGGGCCAGGTGGTGCTGTACCTGTACTGGGTGAGCGTGCGCCGGCGCGAGGAAGCGCGCCGCCAGCGCCTGCGGCTCGCCGCCATCGTGGAGCAGACCAGCGACGCCATCATCGGCCTCGACAACGACGGCGCCATCACATCGTGGAACCGCGGGGCGCAGGTGCTGTTCGGCTACAGCGCCGAGGAGGCCGTGGGCCGCACGCTCGAATCGCTGGTGGTGCCGCCCGACGACGAGGGCGCCGAGGTGGAGGTGCAGGGCGAGCAGGGCGCGGGCGACGCGCCGCACATGGAGCGCTGGCTGCGCACGCGCGACGGCCGCCGCGTCGAGGTCTCGATCACGCTGTCACCCATCTTCGCGCCCGACGGCAGTGCCGCGGGCGCCGCGGCGATCGTGCGCGACATCACCGACGAACGCGCCGCGCAGCGCGAGGTGATCCTGCTCAACGAAAGCCTGGAACAGCAGGTGCGCGAGCGCACCGCGAGCCTGTCGCACGAGCGCCAGCGGCTCGAGAACATCATCCGCGGCACCAACGCCGGCACCTGGGAGTGGAACGTGCAGACCGGCGAGCGCCGCTACAACGCGCGCTGGGCCGAGATGCTGGGCCACACGCTGGCCGAGGTCGAGGCCTTGGGCCCCAACATCTGGCACCAGCTGGTGCACCCCGAAGACAAGGACCGCTCGAGCGCCGAGCTCAACCGCCACTTCGCGGGCGAGATCGACCTCTACGAGTGCGAGCTGCGCATGCGCCACCGCGATGGCCACTGGGTCTGGATCCTGGACCGCGGCCGCGTGAACAGCTGGACCGACGACCACCAGCCGCTGTGGATGTACGGCACGCACCGCGACATCACGGCCGCCAAGGAGGCCCAGCAGCGCCTGGCCGCGAGCGAGGCGCTGCTCAACCGCACCGGCCGCGTGGCCGGCGTGGGCGGCTGGCAGTTCGACCTCAAGGCCTGGACGGTGGTGTGGACGCCGCAGATGTACGCCATGCACGAGCTCGCGCCCGACCACCCGATCGAGCCCTCGATGCCGCTGCGCTTCTACGAAGGCGAGGCGCGCCGCACGCTGCTGCAGGCCCTGCGGCTGGCGCGCAAGGAGGGCGAACCCTTCGACGTCGAGGTGCAGTTCACCACCGCGCGCGGCAACCCGCGGCGCGTGCGCCTGGTGGGCGAGCCGATCTACGACGAGACCATGACGGTCTCGCAGATCGTGGGCGCGATGCAGGACGTGACCGAGCGCCACCTGATGGAAGCCGAGCTGCTGCGCATCAACGCGCTGCAGCACAGCATCCTCGAACACATGCCCTGCGCGCTCAGCGCCTTCGACGCCGACCTGCGCCTGGTGGCCTGGAACACCGAGTTCGTGAGCCTGCTCGGCCTGGGCGCGCTGTTCGCGCGCGGCGTGCCGAGCTACGAAGAGATCATGCGCTTCAACGCCCTGCGCGGCGAGTACGGCCCGTGCGACGTGGAGGTCATGGTGGCGCAGCTGGTCGAGCGCGCGCGCCACCCGGTGGCGCACCGCTTCGAGCGCGTGCGCCCCGACGGCACGCCGATCGAGGTGCGTGGCACGCCCATGCCGGGCGGCGGCTTCGTCACCACCTACATGGACATGAGCGAGCGCAAGCGCGCCGAGCAGAACGTGGCGCGCAGCGAGGCCCTGCTGCGCGGCGCCATCGACACGGTGGACGAGGCCTTCGTCATCTACGACCCCGACGACCGCCTGCTGCTGTGCAACGACAAATACCGCGAGCTCTACGCGCTGGTGATCGACAAGCTCCAGCCCGGCACGCCGTTCGAGGACATCATCCGCGCCAGCCATGCGCGCAGCCAGATCGTCGACATGGACGGCCTGGGCGAAGGCGCCGACTGGGTCGAGCACCGCATCGAGCTGCACCGCGCGGGCAACAGCGCCTTCGTGCAGCGCCTGCGCGGCGGCCGCGTGGTGCGCATGCTCGAGAACCGCATGCCCGACGGCCACACCGTGGGTTTCTGCATCGACATCACCGACCTCGTGGCCGCCACCGATGCGGCCGAGGCGGCGTCGCGCGCCAAGGGCGAGTTCCTGGCCAACATGAGCCACGAGATCCGCACGCCGCTGCACGCCATCATCGGCCTGTCGCACCTCATGGGCGACACGCCGCTGACCGCGCGCCAGCAGCAGTTGCTGGCCAAGTCGCAGATGGCGAGCCAGTCGCTGCTGGGCATCGTCAACGACGTGCTCGACATGGCCAAGATCGAGGCCGGCGCGCTCACGCTCGAAGAAGCGCCCTTCGCGCCCGCGTCACTGCTCGCCGAGCTCGACGCCGTGTTCCGCCAGCAGGCCGAGACCAAGGGCCTGAAGCTGCTGGTGCAGGGCGACGCCAGCCTGCCCGCGCAAGTGCGCGGCGATGCGCTGCGGCTGCGCCAGATCCTCACCAACCTGCTGGGCAACGCGCTCAAGTTCACGGCCGAAGGCGGCATCGACGTGCGGCTGCGTGCCGAAGCGGCCGGGCCCGGCGGGGTGCGCCTGCTCGGCGAGGTGATCGACAGCGGCGAAGGCATTCCGCCCGAGGTGCAGGCGCGCCTGTTCCAGCCTTTCTCCCAAGCCGACGCCTCGACCTCGCGCCGCCACGGCGGCACCGGCCTGGGCCTGTCCATCGTGCGCCGCCTGGTCGAGCTCATGCAGGGGCGCATCGGTGTGGAGAGCACACCGGGCCAGGGCAGCCGCTTCTGGTTCGAGGTGCTCATGCACGCCGACAGCGCGCTGCCCGCACCGGGCAGCGCCGCGCTCGAGGTGCTGGTGGTCGACGACGTGGCCGGTGAGCGCCAGGCCCTGGTCGACATGGCGCGCGCCTTCGGCTGGCGCACCGAATCGTGCGAATCGGCCGAGGCCATGCTGGCCTGGGCCGAGCGCCGCGTGGCCCAGGGCCAGCCGCTGCCCGATGCGATGCTGGTCGACTGGCAGCTGCAGAACGAACACGGCGAGGGCATGGACGGCCTGCAGGCCCTGGCCGCGCTGGCCGAGCGCTTCGGCCTCGAACGCCTGCCGGCCGCGCTCATGGTCTCGGCCAGCGAACGCGAGCGCGTGGCCCGCGAAGACCGCCTGCGCCTGGCCGACGACATCCTCACCAAGCCCGTGAACGCCTCGGTGCTGTTCAACGCGGTGCACCAGGGCGTGGTGGCGCGCCACGGCCACAGCGGGCGCGTGCTGCAGTCGCAGCGCGCGCCGCAGGCGCCGCAGGGGCAACGGCTCGCGGGCGCGCGCCTGCTGGTGGTCGACGACAGCGAGATCAACCAGGAGATCGCCATGCACATGCTGCTGCGCGAAGGCGCGCAGGTGTTCCTGGCCGGCAACGGCCGCGAGGCCCTGGCCGTGCTGCGCGACGATCCCGCTGGCTTCGACGTGGTGCTGATGGACGTGCAGATGCCCGAGCTCGACGGCCTGCAGGCCACGCGCCAGATGCGCGAGGACGATGCGCTGCGCGAACTGCCCGTGATCGCGCTCACCGCGGGCGCGCTCGCCGAGGAGCGGCGCCGCGCCATGGAAGCCGGCATGGACCGTTTCCTCACCAAGCCGCTCGACCCCGAGCAGCTGATGGCCACGGTGGGCGAGCTGCTCGACCTGCGCGGCGTGGTGCGCCAGGCGGCCCCGGCCGCGGCCAGCGCGAACGCGCCGGCGCTGGCCAGCGACTGGCCCACCATCGATGGCATCGACGCCGAACAGGCCGCGCGCCGCCTCGGCAGCGACCAGGGCCTGCTGCGCCGCAGCCTGCGCCGCCTGATCGACGAGTTCGGCGCGCTTGCCGACGAGACCCTGCCCGACAACCTGCCCGACGTGGAGCGCCAGCGCCTGGCCGCGCGCGTGCACAAGCTGCGCGGCGGCGCCGGCCTGATCGCCGCCGACGCGCTGCACCGGCGCGCCGGCACACTGGAGAACGCGCTGCGCGACGGCGCCACCACGCTCGCGCTGGCCGAGCCCTGGCAGGCCATGCAGGCGGCGCTGCGCCGCCTCATGCTGGCCGCCGGCCACTGGCTGCAGCAAAGCGAACCGACCACCCAACCCGCGGCCGACGTGGCGCCAGCCGACGACGCGGCCGTGGCCAGCCTGCACGCGCTGCTCGACCAGCACGACCTCGAGGCCCTGAGCCACTTCGAGACCCAGCGCGGCCCGCTGCAGGCGCGGCTGGGTTCGCCGCGCTTCGGCGAACTCGCCGAACGCATCGAGGCGCTGGACTTCGGCGCCGCGGCGGCGCTGCTCGGCGCCGAACTCTCGGGCGGAGGGACCCCATGA
- a CDS encoding sensor histidine kinase, whose amino-acid sequence MNDAVLPDILIVDDDPGMVQALAKVLRPLGRLRFATHGHDALRRIAESVPDLVLLDAQMPGLSGFEVLDAIKADPVLAGLPVIMVTSHAEADFEQAGLDKGAADFIAKPIHPAIVQARARTQLRLKQANDQLKQMSAMDRFKLAVAVEDLRESHDRLQRTADQLRQANESLVQFVRIASHDLREPLNTIAQFVGLIDEDHGALLPPDAHQYMRLVLRASERMRTLLDDVVRYARLQGGEPERPVEVALDRVLAELRDALAARVAATNAELTIEPLPVVMGHPNLLALLFQNLLTNAMKFVPRERTPRVHVSASAREGWATVRVQDNGLGIAPEHLGRLFQPFQRLHLKSEYEGTGLGLALARQIAEAHGGGIVAQSEPGQGACFVVSLPLATPAT is encoded by the coding sequence ATGAACGACGCGGTTCTGCCCGACATCCTCATCGTCGACGACGACCCCGGCATGGTGCAGGCGCTGGCCAAGGTGCTGCGCCCGCTGGGCCGGCTGCGCTTTGCCACCCACGGCCACGACGCGCTGCGCCGCATCGCCGAAAGCGTGCCCGACCTGGTGCTGCTCGACGCGCAGATGCCCGGACTCTCGGGCTTCGAGGTGCTCGACGCCATCAAGGCCGATCCGGTGCTCGCGGGCCTGCCCGTGATCATGGTCACCAGCCACGCCGAGGCCGATTTCGAGCAGGCGGGCCTCGACAAGGGCGCGGCCGACTTCATCGCCAAGCCCATCCACCCCGCGATCGTGCAGGCCCGCGCGCGCACCCAGCTGCGCCTGAAGCAGGCCAACGACCAGCTCAAGCAGATGTCGGCCATGGACCGCTTCAAGCTCGCGGTGGCGGTGGAAGACCTGCGCGAAAGCCACGACCGCCTGCAGCGCACCGCCGACCAGCTGCGCCAGGCCAACGAAAGCCTGGTGCAGTTCGTGCGCATCGCCTCGCACGACCTGCGCGAGCCGCTCAACACCATCGCGCAGTTCGTGGGCCTGATCGACGAAGACCACGGCGCGCTGCTGCCGCCCGACGCGCACCAGTACATGCGCCTGGTGCTGCGCGCCAGCGAGCGCATGCGCACCCTGCTCGACGACGTGGTGCGCTACGCGCGGCTGCAGGGCGGGGAGCCCGAGCGCCCGGTCGAGGTGGCGCTGGACCGTGTGCTCGCCGAGCTGCGCGACGCGCTTGCGGCGCGCGTGGCGGCCACCAACGCCGAGCTCACGATCGAGCCGCTGCCCGTGGTCATGGGCCACCCCAACCTGCTCGCGCTGCTGTTCCAGAACCTGCTCACCAACGCCATGAAGTTCGTGCCGCGCGAGCGCACGCCGCGCGTGCACGTGAGCGCCAGCGCGCGCGAGGGCTGGGCCACGGTGCGCGTGCAGGACAACGGCCTGGGCATCGCGCCCGAGCACCTGGGCCGGCTGTTCCAGCCCTTCCAGCGCCTGCACCTCAAGAGCGAATACGAGGGCACCGGCCTGGGCCTGGCGCTGGCGCGCCAGATCGCCGAAGCGCATGGCGGCGGCATCGTGGCGCAGAGCGAGCCCGGGCAGGGCGCGTGCTTCGTGGTGTCGCTGCCACTGGCCACGCCGGCCACCTGA
- a CDS encoding PAS domain-containing protein: protein MSPRADRWTPPGRWWLPVLFGLFALAATGVNYLSGLRDLGTQVEQAESRRLFERLVMEQTRMRLQNPDTPQPLVQQVIDGLARYQGLAEAMLVRADGMVIAALERKDAGRPFEALLNERPELAHLREFAQGPVSGPTLPVLVQRRAGTDELVGVVPYPTGSRLFTVVDLGVPLAQRHAQLRHEVLRESLLMLVVVAALAVLLHLLWFRRAQRLSATLAAFGEGRLDHRTGLRGQDELGQIGAEADRMAERLQQQQQQLRQLHALVDRSPAVVIEWANRPGWPMTYLSRNVAQWGYAPEELLNGAIDWDDLVHPDDVAQMNAEIAAHWAAGRNEYRQEYRLRRADGGYAWIDDRTSIARRADGDIDSISGILLDITAQKQAQFALREQSEVQRLFYDLPFIGMGISSPGSKQWLQVNDRLCEILGYTREHLINTPWTAFTPQPDLDRNLELLQAMMDGKTDHYMMQKRFVRGDGRLVHTLLDVRAVRAADGSLQRLFATVQDITEALQSSEALREQKALLEQAEGLAGLGSWQYDAGQRLVLWSNQMFRNIGRDPALGPPATLPDYLDCLHPGDRERIADFMRSAGSGGGVMHTEFRRHPDLGPERWFRASLEHHRTPEGGSRYSGTLLDITALKRAQIALQQTNAELERRVAERTEQLSVANRELEAFTYTVSHDLKAPLRGIDGYSQLLEEEYGPTLDDDARGFIVRIRRGVGQMSALINDLLAYSRMERRTLDPQTMNLHATVARVLDEFGADLERSGARVAVNVPEISLMTDREGLAVVLRNLVGNALKFAQPGQPPQVEVGARREGDRHLVWVRDQGVGFDMKYHDRIFGIFQRLQRAEDYPGTGVGLALVAKAMQRMGGRVWAESEPGQGATFFLEFPS from the coding sequence ATGAGCCCGCGGGCCGACCGCTGGACGCCGCCGGGCCGCTGGTGGCTTCCCGTGCTGTTCGGCCTGTTCGCCCTGGCGGCGACCGGCGTCAACTACCTCAGCGGTCTGCGCGACCTCGGCACCCAGGTGGAGCAGGCCGAGTCGCGCCGCCTGTTCGAACGCCTGGTGATGGAGCAGACGCGCATGCGGCTGCAGAACCCCGACACGCCCCAGCCGCTGGTGCAGCAGGTGATCGACGGCCTGGCGCGTTACCAAGGCCTGGCCGAGGCGATGCTGGTGCGCGCCGACGGCATGGTGATCGCGGCGCTGGAGCGCAAGGACGCCGGCCGCCCCTTCGAGGCGCTGCTGAACGAGCGGCCCGAGCTGGCCCACCTGCGCGAGTTCGCCCAGGGCCCGGTGAGCGGCCCGACCCTGCCGGTGCTGGTGCAGCGGCGCGCCGGCACCGACGAGCTGGTGGGCGTGGTGCCGTACCCCACGGGGTCGCGCCTGTTCACCGTGGTCGACCTCGGCGTGCCATTGGCCCAGCGCCATGCCCAGCTGCGCCACGAGGTGCTGCGCGAATCGCTGCTCATGCTGGTGGTGGTGGCGGCGCTCGCGGTGCTGCTGCACCTGCTGTGGTTCCGCCGCGCGCAACGCCTGTCGGCCACGCTCGCGGCGTTCGGCGAAGGCCGGCTCGACCACCGCACCGGCCTGCGCGGACAGGACGAACTCGGCCAGATCGGCGCCGAGGCCGACCGCATGGCCGAGCGCCTGCAGCAACAGCAGCAGCAACTGCGGCAGCTGCACGCGCTGGTCGACCGCTCGCCCGCGGTGGTGATCGAATGGGCCAACCGGCCCGGCTGGCCCATGACCTACCTGAGCCGCAACGTGGCCCAGTGGGGCTACGCGCCCGAGGAGCTGCTCAATGGCGCGATCGACTGGGACGATCTCGTGCATCCCGACGACGTGGCCCAGATGAACGCCGAGATCGCGGCCCACTGGGCCGCCGGGCGCAACGAGTACCGGCAGGAATACCGGCTGCGCCGCGCCGACGGCGGCTACGCCTGGATCGACGACCGCACCTCGATCGCGCGCCGCGCCGATGGCGACATCGACAGCATCAGCGGCATCCTGCTCGACATCACGGCCCAGAAGCAGGCCCAGTTCGCGCTGCGCGAGCAAAGCGAGGTGCAGCGCCTGTTCTACGACCTGCCCTTCATCGGCATGGGCATCTCGTCGCCCGGCAGCAAGCAGTGGCTGCAAGTGAACGACCGCCTGTGCGAGATCCTGGGCTACACGCGCGAGCACCTGATCAACACACCGTGGACCGCCTTCACGCCCCAGCCCGATCTGGACCGCAACCTCGAGCTGCTGCAGGCCATGATGGACGGCAAGACCGACCACTACATGATGCAGAAGCGCTTCGTGCGCGGCGACGGGCGCCTGGTGCACACGCTGCTGGACGTGCGCGCCGTGCGCGCGGCCGACGGTTCGCTGCAGCGCCTGTTCGCCACCGTGCAGGACATCACCGAGGCCCTGCAGTCCAGCGAGGCCTTGCGCGAGCAGAAGGCGCTGCTGGAGCAGGCCGAAGGCCTTGCGGGCCTGGGCAGCTGGCAGTACGACGCCGGGCAGCGCCTGGTGCTGTGGTCGAACCAGATGTTCCGCAACATCGGGCGCGACCCCGCGCTCGGGCCGCCGGCCACGCTCCCGGACTACCTGGACTGCCTGCACCCGGGCGACCGCGAGCGCATCGCCGACTTCATGCGCTCGGCCGGCAGCGGTGGCGGCGTGATGCACACCGAATTCCGCCGCCACCCCGACCTCGGTCCCGAGCGCTGGTTCCGCGCCAGCCTCGAACACCACCGCACGCCCGAGGGCGGCTCGCGCTACTCGGGCACCTTGCTCGACATCACGGCACTCAAGCGCGCGCAGATCGCGCTGCAGCAGACCAATGCCGAGCTCGAGCGCCGCGTGGCCGAACGCACCGAGCAGCTCAGCGTGGCCAACCGCGAACTCGAGGCCTTCACCTACACCGTGTCGCACGACCTGAAGGCGCCGCTGCGCGGCATCGACGGCTACAGCCAGTTGCTCGAAGAGGAGTACGGCCCCACACTCGACGACGACGCGCGCGGTTTCATCGTCCGCATCCGGCGGGGGGTGGGCCAGATGAGCGCGCTCATCAACGACCTGCTGGCCTATTCGCGCATGGAACGCCGCACGCTCGATCCGCAGACCATGAACCTGCACGCCACGGTGGCGCGTGTGCTCGACGAGTTCGGCGCCGACCTCGAACGCAGTGGCGCGCGCGTGGCGGTGAACGTGCCCGAGATCTCGCTCATGACCGACCGCGAAGGCCTGGCCGTGGTGCTGCGCAACCTCGTGGGCAATGCGCTCAAGTTCGCGCAGCCGGGCCAGCCGCCGCAGGTCGAGGTGGGTGCGCGGCGCGAAGGCGATCGCCACCTGGTGTGGGTGCGTGACCAGGGCGTGGGCTTCGACATGAAGTACCACGACCGCATCTTCGGCATCTTCCAGCGCCTGCAGCGCGCCGAGGACTACCCCGGCACCGGCGTGGGCCTGGCGCTGGTGGCCAAGGCCATGCAGCGCATGGGCGGCCGTGTGTGGGCCGAGAGCGAGCCCGGCCAGGGCGCCACGTTTTTCCTGGAGTTCCCGTCATGA
- a CDS encoding response regulator produces MSSRQVPLRPILLVEDNPMDLDLTLRAFSKRNFSNEIIVARDGEEALAWLPRWAAGEPMPAVVLLDINLPRASGLEVLKAFREHPQARHVPVVVLTSSRDDRDLKAAYDLGVNSYIEKPVSFNKFIEVAGHIELYWCVFNERPY; encoded by the coding sequence ATGAGCTCACGACAGGTGCCGCTGCGGCCCATCCTGCTGGTCGAGGACAACCCGATGGACCTCGACCTCACGCTGCGTGCGTTCAGCAAGCGCAACTTCTCCAACGAGATCATCGTCGCGCGCGACGGCGAAGAGGCGCTGGCCTGGCTGCCGCGCTGGGCCGCGGGCGAGCCCATGCCGGCCGTGGTGCTGCTCGACATCAACCTGCCGCGCGCGAGCGGCCTGGAGGTGCTCAAGGCCTTTCGCGAGCACCCGCAGGCGCGGCACGTGCCGGTGGTGGTGCTCACGTCCTCGCGCGACGACCGCGACCTCAAGGCCGCGTACGACCTGGGCGTGAACTCTTACATCGAGAAGCCGGTCAGCTTCAACAAGTTCATCGAGGTCGCCGGGCACATCGAGTTGTACTGGTGCGTCTTCAACGAACGCCCTTACTGA
- a CDS encoding universal stress protein — protein sequence MHKVLIPIDGSPEALAAVHHVLQLVGQGLRLRCVLANVQESASLYEVVTAPDPAVLQRVADGAGRDLLKPAQQLLAAAGVAFEQEVVQTGEVAQALLDVAERHGVHAIVMGAGASGLGDRVLGSVSLDLVRAAPVPITVVRARG from the coding sequence ATGCACAAGGTCCTGATCCCCATCGATGGTTCGCCCGAGGCGCTCGCGGCAGTGCACCACGTGCTGCAGCTGGTGGGCCAGGGCCTGCGGCTGCGTTGCGTGCTGGCCAATGTGCAGGAAAGCGCTTCACTCTACGAGGTGGTGACCGCGCCCGACCCGGCCGTGCTGCAGCGCGTGGCCGACGGCGCGGGGCGCGACCTGCTCAAGCCCGCGCAGCAGCTGCTGGCCGCGGCGGGCGTGGCCTTCGAGCAGGAGGTGGTGCAGACCGGTGAGGTCGCGCAGGCCCTGCTCGACGTGGCCGAGCGCCACGGCGTGCACGCGATCGTGATGGGCGCGGGCGCCAGCGGCCTGGGCGATCGGGTGCTCGGCTCGGTCTCGCTCGACCTGGTGCGCGCGGCGCCGGTGCCCATCACGGTGGTGCGGGCCCGGGGCTGA